The window GCGTATTACACTGCTCTTTTTTTGTTTCGCCCTAATTTCTTAAGAATCGAAATGATTTGTTATCTTTTAATACCTTTGCCTCCGGTTTTTTTGCTGGGTTATTTGATGAGCCAGATTTCAATAGAGAAAATCATTAAACCCATCAGAAGAATTGCAGAGACAGCTGATAGTATTACCCACGATGATTTAAGTAGAAGAGTTACAGCTGAGAACGTCAGCGGGGAAGTTCAGTATTTGGTGAAGTCTTTCAATGGCATGATTTCCCGCCTCGAAACCGCTTTTGCGTATATTACGGAATCTAGCTCATATATCGCCCATGAGTTAAAAACCCCTCTTGCCATTATAAGGGGGGAGGCGGAAGTTGCTTTAAAGAAAGAACGGGATAAAGAAGAATATAAGAAAGTTATTATTGGCAGTTTGGAGGAAACGCGGCGCATGCTGAAAATTATTGAAGACTTATTATTGCTGACTCGCGTTAATTATCGTTCTGATGATTTGCGTCTGCTGCCCTTGGATCTAAACCAGTTTGTCGTAGTCTTATTTGAAAAAGCCAAAATTTTAGCGGTGAAAAAAAATATTGCGGTCAATATTCAAGTCCCCGGAACAGAAGTCTTGATAAAAGCGGACGAACTAACGCTTCGTCGATTATTCTTAAATCTTATTGATAATGCCATAAAATACACGCCGCAGGATGGAAGAGTGGATATTATTGTCCGGTTTGAAGATGAACGCGTTAAGATTTCCATTGCTGACACCGGGATTGGCATTGCGCAGGAAAATCTCTCAAGGCTTTTTGATAAATTTTTCCGCATCGAAGAAAAAATAAAAGATACCGGCTCTCACAGCGGACTAGGATTAAGTATCGCGCAATCAATAGCAAAACTTCATCAAGGCGAAATAACAGTATCCAGCCAAGTTGGAAAGGGTACTGTTTTCACCGTAGACCTGCCTCGAAGCACCGGAGATATTCTTACGGCCGCCAGTGAATAATCATTAAAAATTTTAATTATTCTTTAACCTTTTCTTAATTCCCCTTGTGGTACATTTATATCGAGCATGAGGGTAAAAGATTATTTGACGAACTTTTGCCAACAGCCTTAGTTATTGCAGGAGTTTGGCTGAAGCAACAACACAACCTGCGCGGTCATAGTTGTGTAATCGTCGCATATTGAATGAATAAAATAAGGAGGATTTTAAATGATGAGGATATTGATAGTCGAAGATGAGGATAAGGTTCGAAAACTGTATGCGGAATTACTTCAAAATGAAGGGTATGAGGTGGAAAATGTTTCTGATGCCGTGCAAGCCAGTGAGATTCTAATTGCGAAACATTTCGATATCATTTTGCTGGACATTAACCTTCCTCATGTTTTCGGAAGTGTCTTGTTTGATCTTATGCAGACATTTCATAAGAACGTAAAAGTAATTGTGTCGAGCGTTTATCCCGTTGAACAGCAACGGAAAATAATGAAAGATGCCGCTGACTACTATGATAAAGCCCAAGGTGTTGATATTTTGATTGAGAAGATAAAAAAAATTGAGCGAAGCATAATGCATTTGGGCACGATACTTATTATCGAAGATGAATTAAAGATTAGAAAGTTATTCCGAAGCCAACTTGAGGATCTTGGATACCGCACCCTTGAAGCAGGAGATGGAGATTCGGGGCTCAAATTATTTGCTAAAGAACCGAAGATT of the Candidatus Omnitrophota bacterium genome contains:
- a CDS encoding ATP-binding protein encodes the protein MICYLLIPLPPVFLLGYLMSQISIEKIIKPIRRIAETADSITHDDLSRRVTAENVSGEVQYLVKSFNGMISRLETAFAYITESSSYIAHELKTPLAIIRGEAEVALKKERDKEEYKKVIIGSLEETRRMLKIIEDLLLLTRVNYRSDDLRLLPLDLNQFVVVLFEKAKILAVKKNIAVNIQVPGTEVLIKADELTLRRLFLNLIDNAIKYTPQDGRVDIIVRFEDERVKISIADTGIGIAQENLSRLFDKFFRIEEKIKDTGSHSGLGLSIAQSIAKLHQGEITVSSQVGKGTVFTVDLPRSTGDILTAASE
- a CDS encoding response regulator, which translates into the protein MMRILIVEDEDKVRKLYAELLQNEGYEVENVSDAVQASEILIAKHFDIILLDINLPHVFGSVLFDLMQTFHKNVKVIVSSVYPVEQQRKIMKDAADYYDKAQGVDILIEKIKKIERSIMHLGTILIIEDELKIRKLFRSQLEDLGYRTLEAGDGDSGLKLFAKEPKIGLVILDIALPKKTGMKVFESIKRRTPPVKIIVSSVFPKDDQKSLIKKADDYFDKAEGVEILIQKVKRLLNTGKGN